From Doryrhamphus excisus isolate RoL2022-K1 chromosome 22, RoL_Dexc_1.0, whole genome shotgun sequence, one genomic window encodes:
- the LOC131109504 gene encoding nucleoside diphosphate kinase B-like produces the protein MADLTERTFIAIKPDGVQRGIIGEVISRFEKKGFKLVAMKMLQASEDLLMQHYIDLKDRPFFPTLINYMSSGPVVAMVWEGKGVVKTGRVMLGETNPAESKPGTIRGDFCIDVSKNIIHGSDLVENAKKEISLWFKDEELNTYTSCAFSWLY, from the exons ATGGCAGATCTGACAGAGCGCACCTTCATTGCCATCAAGCCGGACGGCGTACAGAGGGGCATCATCGGGGAGGTCATTTCCAGATTTGAAAAGAAAGGTTTCAAACTGGTTGCCATGAAAATGCTTCAA GCATCTGAGGACCTCCTAATGCAGCACTACATCGACCTGAAAGACCGACCTTTCTTCCCAACTCTCATCAACTACATGAGTTCTGGTCCAGTGGTCGCCATG GTGTGGGAAGGCAAAGGTGTTGTCAAGACCGGACGGGTGATGCTCGGTGAAACCAACCCTGCCGAATCCAAACCCGGAACCATCAGGGGAGACTTCTGCATTGATGTCAGCAA AAACATCATCCACGGCAGTGACTTAGTGGAGAACGCTAAAAAGGAGATTTCCCTGTGGTTCAAGGACGAGGAACTGAACACCTACACGAGCTGTGCCTTCAGCTGGCTCTACTGA
- the adprm gene encoding manganese-dependent ADP-ribose/CDP-alcohol diphosphatase: protein MDDFREQGPLFTFGVIADIQYADIDDGLNFTQTRRRFYRNSIHLLKEARETWSQSATPPNFILQLGDIIDGFNKDHGASSGALDRVLEEFSLGSMDVHHVWGNHELYNFTRSELLKSRLNSGVLADGRAGGDIYAYSFSPFPGFTFVVLDAYDVSLLGVEEDSPRYQSAFTFIKQHNNNEDLNCPPVEFDSLKQRFTKFNGGFSVTQLDWLNRVLTSADKEQEKVSIVSHLPVHPCSTTPICLAWNFEELLSIIQRHSSVVCFIAGHDHDGGYYWDESTGVHHLTLEAVIETPPGNNAFGTVSVYEDRMVLKGTGRVSDIELLFP, encoded by the exons ATGGACGACTTCCGTGAGCAAGGGCCGTTGTTTACATTCGGGGTGATAGCTGACATCCAGTACGCTGACATCGACGATGGCTTGAATTTCACGCAGACAAGAAGGCGGTTCTACCGGAACAGCATTCACCTGCTCAAAGAAGCCAGGGAGACTTGGTCTCAGTCGGCGACCCCCCCGAACTTCATTCTCCAGCTGGGAGACATCATCGACGGCTTTAACAAGGACCACGGCGCCTCTTCCGGGGCGCTAGATCGGGTCCTGGAAGAGTTCAGCCTCGGCTCCATGGACGTGCATCATGTGTGGGGAAACCATGAGCTCTACAACTTTACAAGAAGCGAGTTGTTGAAGTCTCGGCTAAACAGCGGCGTCCTTGCCGACGGGAGGGCCGGCGGAGACATCTACGCCTACAGCTTTAGCCCCTTCCCCGGATTCACCTTTGTCGTATTGGACGCCTACGACGTCAGCTTGCTGGGCGTGGAGGAGGACAGTCCACGGTACCAAAGTGCTTTCACTTTCattaaacaacacaacaacaacgagGACCTCAACTGCCCCCCGG TGGAATTTGACAGCCTGAAGCAGAGGTTCACAAAGTTCAATGGTGGCTTCAGCGTGACCCAGCTGGACTGGCTCAATCGTGTCCTGACCTCGGCCGACAAGGAACAGGAGAAGGTGTCTATTGTCA GTCACCTCCCAGTCCACCCGTGCTCCACAACCCCCATCTGCTTGGCCTGGAACTTTGAGGAGCTCCTGTCCATCATCCAGCGCCACAGCAGCGTCGTGTGCTTCATTGCAGGGCACGACCACGACGGCGGGTACTACTGGGATGAAAGCACGGGGGTGCACCACTTGACACTGGAGGCGGTCATCGAGACCCCGCCTGGCAACAACGCCTTTGGCACCGTCTCCGTCTATGAGGACAGGATGGTTTTGAAAGGCACCGGGAGGGTTTCGGATATAGAACTTTTATTTCCTTGA
- the acbd4 gene encoding acyl-CoA-binding domain-containing protein 4, translating to MPVPEMAEYVVDHHKRFQAAVDVIHKLPKNGSYRPSYDVMLRFYGLYKQAVCGPCAVPRPGFWDPVGRYKWDAWNQLGDMSSSSAMAAYVDEMKKVAQEVIDTMPINEKTASLFHHFEPLYVVIDDMPRPPQSLLRLREAPGQRNGLGLNSDSENETFCDSVDSVEQLSNLKIPLVKFNGLHDGHEALESTSSLGESPLESRQVGAGCGGEGRKNAKDRDPNRSRAAGQQGSNRSGRDGGVPMSRRRRGVAAGGAGGEERAGRDGSDNAPERGHEAQLQQQIILALRKLRDDMRSVMERLEALERLTATHASGAEWRPCLQCANVAPQHHEEKWWPFDLSCQTLLLFLLWPFAAQGVVHLLRKFHRRSPLSS from the exons ATGCCTGTGCCAGAAATGGCCGAGTACGTGGTAGATCACCACAAACGCTTCCAGGCTGCTGTGGATGTCATTCATAAACTCCCCAAAAATG GATCCTACCGGCCGTCGTATGACGTGATGCTGCGCTTTTACGGTTTATACAAGCAGGCAGTGTGCGGACCCTGTGCAGTTCCAAGACCTGGCTTCTGGGATCCAGTGGGGCGCTACAAATG GGATGCTTGGAATCAGTTGGGAGACATGAGCAGTTCAAGTGCCATGGCAGCGTACGTGGATGAGATGAAGAAAGTAGCACAAGAG GTCATTGACACCATGCCCATAAATGAGAAGACCGCCTCACTCTTTCACCATTTTGAGCCTCTCTACGTGGTTATTGATGACATGCCGCGGCCTCCGCAGTCGCTGCTAAGGCTCAGAGAAG CGCCAGGACAGCGTAACGGTTTGGGCTTGAACAGCGACTCTGAGAACGAGACCTTCTGTGACTCTGTCGATTCCGTGGAGCAACTCTCTAACCTTAAG ATACCACTTGTCAAGTTTAACGGGCTTCACGACGGACATGAGGCCTTGGAATCGACATCGTCCCTCGGAGAAAGCCCGTTGGAGAGCAGACAGGTGGGGGCGGGCTGTGGTGGAGAAGGGAGGAAGAATGCAAAGGATCGGGATCCGAACAGAAGTCGAGCCGCTGGACAGCAAGGTTCTAACCGCAGTGGGCGAGATG GCGGTGTTCCAATGAGCAGAAGACGGCGTGGTGTGGCCGCTGGTGGCGCTGGCGGCGAGGAGCGAGCGGGAAGAGATGGTTCTGATAATGCGCCAGAGAGGGGGCACGAGGCCCAGCTTCAGCAGCAAATCATCCTGGCTCTGAGAAAACTCCGGGATGACATGAGGAGTGTGATGGAACGCTTGGAGGCGTTGGAGAGGCTCACAGCCACACAC gcttCTGGTGCAGAGTGGAGACCCTGCCTGCAATGTGCTAATGTAGCCCCTCAGCATCAC GAGGAGAAGTGGTGGCCGTTTGATCTGTCCTGTCAGACACTTCTTCTCTTcctgctgtggccgtttgctgCTCAAGGTGTGGTTCATCTACTCCGAAAGTTCCACAGAAGAAGCCCCTTGTCTTCATGA
- the ca10a gene encoding carbonic anhydrase-related protein 10a has translation MDMFWELLFILQANCLTCISAQQNPPKIHEGWWAYKEVVQGSFVPVPSFWGLVNSAWNLCSVGKRQSPVNIETSHMIFDPYLKSMKLNTGGQKVRGTMYNTGRHVSVRLDKEHLVNISGGPMMYSHRLEEIRLHFGSEDNLGSEHLLNGQAFSGEVQLIHYNHELYTNYTEAAKSPNGLVIVSIFMKIAETSNSFLNRLLNRDTITRVTYKNDAYLLTGLNIEEIYPETSSFITYDGSMTIPPCFETATWILMNKPVYVTRMQMHSLRLLSQNQPSQIFLSMSDNVRPIQPLINRCIRTNINFSMQGKDCPNNRVHKLQYRVNEWLLK, from the exons ATGGACATGTTTTGGGAATTACTATTCATTCTCCAAGCCAACTGTCTTACATGCATATCAG CTCAGCAAAATCCACCAAAAATTCATGAAGGCTGGTGGGCATACAAGGAGGTGGTTCAGGGGAGCTTCGTTCCAG TGCCGTCTTTCTGGGGCCTGGTGAACTCCGCCTGGAACCTGTGCTCCGTGGGGAAGAGGCAATCACCAGTCAACATTGAGACCAGCCACATGATTTTTGACCCGTATCTCAAGTCCATGAAATTGAACACAGGTGGACAAAAG GTGAGGGGTACGATGTATAACACAGGCCGCCATGTTTCTGTGCGCTTGGACAAGGAGCATCTGGTTAATATCTCTGGTGGGCCGATGATGTACAGCCATCGTCTGGAGGAGATCCGGCTCCACTTCGGTAGTGAGGACAATCTGGGTTCTGAACACCTTCTCAATGGGCAGGCCTTCTCTGGAGAG GTTCAGCTAATTCACTACAATCACGAACTGTATACAAATTATACTGAAGCTGCCAAAAGCCCGAATGGACTTGTCATTGTGTCTATATTCATGAAG ATAGCTGAAACATCCAACTCTTTCCTGAATCGATTGCTGAACCGAGACACCATCACAAGGGTAACATATAAAA ATGATGCTTATCTTCTGACTGGACTAAACATTGAGGAGATCTATCCAGAGACGAGTAGTTTCATCACTTACGATGGGTCAATGACCATCCCCCCATGCTTTGAGACCGCCACGTGGATACTGATGAACAAACCAGTTTACGTCACACGCATGCAG ATGCACTCCTTGCGCCTTTTGAGTCAAAACCAGCCGTCTCAGATCTTCCTGAGCATGAGTGACAACGTCCGCCCGATTCAGCCTCTGATCAACCGCTGCATCCGCACCAATATCAACTTCAGCATGCAGGGCAAAGACTGCCCCAACAACAGGGTTCATAAGCTGCAGTACAGAG TGAATGAATGGTTACTAAAATAG